The following coding sequences are from one Microtus pennsylvanicus isolate mMicPen1 chromosome 1, mMicPen1.hap1, whole genome shotgun sequence window:
- the LOC142838169 gene encoding olfactory receptor 5AC1-like, whose product MEGNRTLLTEFVLRGITDRPELQVPLFLVFFFIYVITMVGNLGLIFLICKDPHLHTPMYLFLGNLALADACSSSSVTPKMLMKFINKNDMISLGECFSQFYFFCSSATAECYLLVAMAYDRYVAICNPLHYAVIMSNRLCVKFICVSYLIGLLHALLHVGMLFRLTFCSSNIIDHFYCEILPLYSISCTDPSINALVIFIFVIFIQASTFMSIIVSYIRVLFAILKTKSEKGRSKAFSTCSAHLVSVSLFYGTLFVIYVLSGSDTHSFQGKMYSLFYTIIIPLLNPFIYSLRNKEVLGALRKLTK is encoded by the coding sequence ATGGAAGGAAACAGGACCCTGCTGACTGAATTTGTTCTCAGAGGAATAACAGATCGTCCAGAGCTGCAAGTCCCCCTGTTCCTGGTGTTCTTCTTCATCTATGTCATCACCATGGTGGGCAACCTTGGCTTAATCTTTCTCATCTGTAAAGATCCCCATCTTCATACTCCCATGTACCTTTTCCTTGGAAATTTAGCCCTTGCTGATGCCTGTTCTTCATCCTCTGTGACTCCTAAGATGCTTAtgaaatttataaataagaatgacATGATATCCCTGGGTGAGTGTTTctcccaattttattttttttgttcaagTGCGACCGCGGAATGTTACCTCCTGGTAgcgatggcctatgaccgctatgtagcCATATGCAACCCTCTGCACTATGCAGTTATTATGTCCAATAGACTCTGTGTtaagttcatatgtgtgtcataTCTAATTGGACTTCTACATGCCTTACTTCATGTAGGAATGTTATTTAGGTTAACTTTTTGTAGTTCCAATATAATAGATCATTTCTACTGCGAAATCTTACCCCTCTATTCAATTTCATGCACTGACCCATCAATTAATGCAttggtcattttcatttttgttatctTTATACAGGCAAGTACTTTTATGAGCATTATAGTTTCTTATATTCGTGTGCTTTTTGCTATCCTGAAAACAAAGTCTGagaaaggcagaagcaaagccttctccacctgcagTGCCCATCTGGTGTCTGTTTCCTTGTTCTATGGCACCCTCTTTGTCATATACGTGCTCTCTGGATCTGACACACACAGTTTTCAGGGTAAAATGTATTCATTATTCTACACCATCATCATTCCTCTGTTGAACCCCTTTATTTACAGCCTTAGAAACAAAGAAGTTTTGGGTGCCTTGAGAAAGCTCACAAAATGA